The genomic window GCCCGAGGCCGTGTAATAGCAACACAGGTGTGCCGCCACCCTCGTCATGGAAATGCACGGCCAGCCCCCCGATGTCGATCATCGGCATGTCAGCCTCCTACCGGATTCTCGCCCGCAACTCCACGGCGGAACGGCGCTCTCCCACCTGCTCGGTCCCATCACGCGATATGACGGCGGCCGACACATACCGGCCGGCTCTACGGAGGCGCCCTCGGCACTCCCCTGGATTTGCGACCGCATGGCCCCGATCGCGGCACCCGCCGCCCGCGGTACGCCGGAAACGCCGCAACCGATTGACAACGTTCCAGAAGAGGTGCCAAGTGCTCGCCAGGGCACGTCGCTAGCGGCCGGGAGGTCGAGGTTGGCGCCAAACCTTATGCAGCACGGGTACAAGTCCTCGCAATAACGCTCGCGTAACAACCAGGGAGGAACCATGCCGCGAGAATTCAAGACGACCCTCTGCCCCACTGACTTCTCGTCCGAGTCGTTCCGCGCGCTGGCGTACGGACTGCGCTTCGCGCAACAGGCCGGCGGCAAACTCCTGCTGCTGCACGTCGTCCACGTTCCATCGGGAGAGCTGTACGAGCCCAGCGGACATGTCCTCACCTTCGAGGAAGCGCGCACCCGCGCTCTGGCCCGTATGCTCGACATCCACCGCGACCAGTTAGGCAACTATGCGAATTGCGAACTCCTCACCGAAGTCGGCGATCCGGCGGAGCAGACCGCGCTAATGGCGCGCCAGCGCGACGTCGACCTGATCGTCCTGTCGACGCACGGCCATACCAGCATGGATCACATTCTGGTCGGTAGCGTCGCCGAAGCGATCGTCCGTACCGCGCCGTGCCCGGTGTTCGTCGTCCGTCGCGGGGCGGAGTGAACCCGACCGCCATCAACGCGCGCCGCCCACCTGGGTCGCGCACCAGCGCATCACGAACGCTTCGAGTAAGAGCGCGGGCAAACCGGCGGACGACTTGAGCCGGCGATCGAGCTCCGCAAGATCGACGAGCGCCCCGCGCAGGGCCGGAGCCGCAGTGCGCTCGGCATCCTGAAAGCGGCGGTAAAGCACGTACGGATGCGCTGGCCCAAAAGCCTCCCGGGTCGCACCGTCCAGATGCGGCAACACCCGGCTCTGGAACTGCGGGAACGCCAGGCCGGTACGCCAGAGGCCCCGCAGCTCGCTATCGAGACTCTCCCGCGCCAGCAACAGCAAACGCAGTTCGCGGGCAACCATGGCAAGGAGGCGTAAGGGAGGTTCGCCCTGGCCAAGTAGATCCCGCAGCAGGGAGACCGCCGCCGGTAACTGCCGCGCTGCCAACGCGCTGGTGAAATCGAAGATCCACGACTCTCCCATGTCACGGACCACCGCGCTCACGTCGCCGACATCGATAACTGCGCGATCCCCCGCATACAGACAGACCTTCTCGACTTCGCCGGCGAGGGCGGCCGGGTCGGAGCCCGCACGGCGCCGCAACAACGCCAGGGCGGCAGGCGACAGTTG from Candidatus Binatia bacterium includes these protein-coding regions:
- a CDS encoding universal stress protein, whose amino-acid sequence is MPREFKTTLCPTDFSSESFRALAYGLRFAQQAGGKLLLLHVVHVPSGELYEPSGHVLTFEEARTRALARMLDIHRDQLGNYANCELLTEVGDPAEQTALMARQRDVDLIVLSTHGHTSMDHILVGSVAEAIVRTAPCPVFVVRRGAE